Below is a window of Brachyspira hampsonii DNA.
GACGGAGCGGCAAGTGCTTATGCATCTGCTATGGAAAATGCTTTGAATTATCATTTTACAAAAATACCTATTCTACCTGAAAACATAGCGGAGGTGATATAATGCCTATAAAATTTAAAGTAAATGGAAATGAAATTAATACAGAATTAGATCCTTTAACTAGATTAATAGATTTTATAAGAGATGAATTAAAACTTACAGGTACCAAAGAAGGATGCGGCGAAGGAGAATGCGGAGCTTGTGCTGTACTTATGAATGGAAAAGTTGTCAATTCATGTTTAATACCTATAATTTTATGCGAAGGAAAAGAAATTATAACGATAGAAAAATACACTGAAACAGAAAAAGGAAAAATAGTAACAAAAGCCTTTATGGATGAAGGTGCTGTACAATGCGGTTTTTGTACTCCAGGAATGATAATGTCATCTGAAACTATTTTAAATGATACTAAAGGAAAACCTACAGAATACCAAGTAAGAAAAGGATTATCAGGAAATCTATGCAGATGCACTGGATATGATCATATAGTAAGTGCTGTATTAAGAGCTTCTGATATAGCTTTTAAGGAGGGTAAAAATTTATGGCAGTAACTTTAAAAGCCAAAAATATTAATGAAGCATTAGATTTCAGAACCTCAAATGATTCTGTGATTTTTGCAGGCGGTACTGATTTGATGGTAGAGCATTTAAGAGGAAGTAATTTAATAGCTAA
It encodes the following:
- a CDS encoding (2Fe-2S)-binding protein, with product MPIKFKVNGNEINTELDPLTRLIDFIRDELKLTGTKEGCGEGECGACAVLMNGKVVNSCLIPIILCEGKEIITIEKYTETEKGKIVTKAFMDEGAVQCGFCTPGMIMSSETILNDTKGKPTEYQVRKGLSGNLCRCTGYDHIVSAVLRASDIAFKEGKNLWQ